The genomic DNA agggagggatgcaggGTAAGGAATTGAAGGGAGAGGTCAGGGATATAgcaagaaggatggagggagggagggaggatgcaGGGTAAGGAATGGAAGGGAGAGGTCAGGGATACAgcaagaaggatggagggagggagggagggagggagggagggagggagggagggagggagggagggagggagggagggagggtaaggaATGGAAGGGAGAGGTCAGGGATACAgcaagaaggatggagggagggagggagggagggagggagggagggagggtaaggaATGGAAGGGAGAGGTCAGGGATACAgcaagaaggatggagggagggagggagggataaagtgAGAGGGCGATGGAGATGTaggtggaaggagggagggatcagGGATAGGGCGAGACTCAAAAAggatggatggagaaagagatgctcagggtggatggaggggggaatggagacagatggagggatagagagaaagagattctcgGTGCAGGTGTCTATCTGATCCAGATTTACGTTGTAAACAGCATTCCGAAGTTTGATATGCTGTGGCATTGAGTTTGACATTCCGTGGATAAATCCCCTTAGAATGCTTCCCATTACAGGAACGTTGCTCCCATCTGACATTCCTGCCCGGCACAGACAGACAAGCCCTATTTGGGCTGACACAGAGAGACGAGCCCTCTCCGCGGTCCAACCACCACCAGGAATGCACAAGCCAGCAATGCTCAGGAAGAGACATcgatctgacctgtctgtctatcAGTCTGTTAGTACCATggatccatcccttcatccctccatcagtaCATGTCTCTATCACTCTATCAGTCTGTCCAGTGCATCCCTCCGCGATCTAGGCCTAGATTACTCTGTCATTCTATCAGTCTGATAGAAAGGATCCCTCCTCCTCTAGGCCTAAATGGGCCTATCAGTCTATCAATGGGACATCTCAGAGAGTGATGTCTATTGCCAGGAATTTACAGACAGCAACCTCATCTCTTAAACCAGTAGAAGCCCTTACCGAGTAGGATAAGTTCCCCCTAGTCATGGTCACTTTTGCATCTTTCTCCCTTAATGGTTCAAGTTAGCAGGCCATGTTGGGGGGACGTTAGCTCAGTTGGTCCTAGAACTGTGCTTAGAGAGCCTGTTGCaccatcaaacaacactgtaagcccatcagacacagacaggcagactctGAACCCTTCCAAGAGAGTTTATCTTTATTTACTGCTCTACACCAAACGTTAGGAGAAGAGATTTGAAACAAATGTGTTTCCACTGATCCCTACAGGGCCTGATCCAGTTGTGTTTTGAACCTGGGCCAAGCAGTCTGGTAGTTGCAGGGAGAAAGACTGCTCTAAGATCAGTTGAAGTATGTTTCTCTGAGGTTAATGGTTATGGTTTGGCAGAGTGAGACTGATCCAGAGTGGCATTATCTGATATTGAAAGGTCTGTAGATCCCCCTATAAACAAGTCACCTTCACAGTAGATCAGCTGCGTAAGGTACAGGCTGGACACAAGGTAGCCAATAAGCAATGCTCCACATTGTTATCAGACATTACTACAGTGCACAATTAGTAACACCATCAGCCATTGGCTCGGTGTAAGGAGTAAGGATTTGACACTGCAGTGACTGGCCGGCCGAGATGCTTTTGTGATGAAGGCTTCATATCGAATCGGGATGACCGCCGTTTAACTCAGAGCTTTCTCTCCAGGTGAGACATCAGCACTCGGGGTAAGAGACGGAATACAGAAAGAAGCTCGCAATACACATTCATCTCCCGGTTAATCCTCTCGGAAAACATGGAGCGTGAGAGGGCAAAGGGCCTGACACATTCCTTCCACCTCCCGCCCGGAGGAAAGgatgaagatggagagagaaagagggaggagaaggaggaggagggatacagTGATAGAACAATCCCCTTGGTATTTCTCTTGAAGATATGGTCTGGAATTTAAAGATGTCTCAGGTAGAGAGGAATGAGAAGAATCTGACAACAGTGTCATGTCAGGAAACAATAACTCATACAGGCCTATACAGACAATGATGTATCATGCATATAGTATGAAACAAATGTATATTACACTTCATGTTTCGCATAGGGTATTTGGAAATGATCACTTTTAGCCCAGCAAGGCCATAGAGTCAGTTAGGTTTGATTGACAAATGTCTCGGCTGCTTGTTTGAATACCAGAAGGCAGAAAGACACCAACCAGTGGACGACAATGTCTATGGgtgttgtctgtgtctgtgctcCTTCTCAGTACAGAACATTGGACACATGGTTTTCCGTAACCATGCTTACTCACATCATATTTCCCTCTGAGTTGTAGGCTAAGTCACTGTCTACACCATGTACCATTCTGTAGCTGTGGGCATTTACACATTCCTGCACGGTCAGCATGTTCAATCCCAAAGCCTCTCAAGTCTTCCTAATTCTGTCGTCACTGATTCCAGACAGTAACATAAATACACCAGATTGTATCTGATCGTACTTCGGATTTTCTTCCTTACTTTAGCTGTTACTGAGGTATTCTCCCTCCCCTGGCCTGGTGCTACACTACATAGACCTACCATCACACCTTAGCTGTTACTGAGGTATTCTCCCTCCCCTGGCCTGGTGCTACACTACATAGACCTACCATCACACCTTAGCTGTTACTGAGGTATTCTCCCTCCCCTGGCCTGGTGCTACACTACATAGACCTACCATCACACCTTAGCTGTTACTGAGGTATTCTCCCTCCCCTGGCCTGGTGCTACACTACATAGACCTACCATCACACCTTAGCTGTTACTGAGGTATTCTCCCTCCCCTGGCCTGGTGCTACACTACATAGACCTACCATCACACCTTAGCTGTTACTGAGGTATTCTCCCTCCCCTGGCCTGGTGCTACACTACATAGACCTACCATCACACCTTAGCTGTTACTGAGGTATTCTCCCTCCCCTGGCCTGGTGCTACACTACATAGACCTACCATCACACGTTAGAAGCCCAATTCATTCCATTTCTTACATGGTGTTGTCCTAAAGTCAGTTTTCGGTAATGTGACCATTGGcctgggaatacctaggatagggtaagtaaggttACTGAGTATGTTTCTCCCTCCCCTGGCCTGGTGCCCCCAACAAGAcctagatgcaagtggctgttccactgggtgtcataggtgtttgcacatCAATttgaagtcgctctggataagtggtctgctaaatgacttaaatgtaatgtaaatgtagggtTCTTACTAATTGCGTAGCGTGTATTTACCTCGCCTTAAATCACAGAAAGAACTTCTCcgggtagaggaggatggagagacgTGGAGCGGAGACGACGGATGTAACAAAACAGAATGTGTATAATGTGTAGGTTTTACAGGAGCTATGTTTAAACCTtaaacagtctgtctctctcttcagagGCAGGACAGGGCTTAGAGCTGCATCAAGCCTGACCTggagtatgtacagtatgtcatcATGGAGACAGTACATGAATGGTGCTGAGAGATGCAGTGACAGGTATTTTGGGTAAAGTGATGGCTGATGATGGAAGGAGAGAAAAAGTGAAGAGCAAAAGTAGCAGAGAGTGGAATCGACTCAGTCGTCTTGTCAGTGTTGATGATCAGGATGTTCACCTAGTGAGAAATGTCCAGTCATACGGTCCGTGAGGCTTAAAGACGTCATTGAGAGTTTAGACAAGACACTTGCACACATATCTTCAAACATCATTAGCTTCACTTTCCCACCAGGAGGGTTAGTCACCAGTTAGATTAGCTTCACTTTCCCACCAGGAGGGTTAGTCACCAGTTAGATTAGCTTCACTTTCCCACCAGGAGGGTTAGTCACCAGTTAGATGTGGTTTGTGTCACAGTCATCACATGATGGTCAGCAGCATCAAAGCATTCATGAAAACTCTTAACAGTCTGGAAGATTATTGTCTGAATTGGTCACTGAATAAACCCTCTGAATCAATGCAGTCTGAGGgttacacacacactttcccacCAGGAGGGTTAGTCACCAGTTAGACACTTTCCCACCAGGAGGGTTAGTCACAGTTAGACAGTCATCACAtgatggtcacacacacacacagtctggaacacacacacacacacacacacacacacacacaagcagagagagagcTGTATTGGCAGGTGAGCTGTTTCTCAATATCCCTcgtggacacacacatacacacacacacacacacacacacacacacacacacacacacacacacacacacacacacacacacacacacacacacacacacacacacacacaaaagaggaATGAAGGAATGATAGCTGATGTCATCTTGATACAGTGTCATATTAGGCCTAGACTACATGCTTTCTTCCACCCATGGGCTTATTTGGTTGTGATTGTGAAAAGACGGTTTGGGCGCCCAGTGTTTTTCCATGTTACagatactgactgacacacactgtgtgtgtgtgtgtgtgtgtgtgtgtgtgtgtgtgtgtgtgttgttagagGGCCAGATGGGCAGGGTTATGGGGCTATTCCATTGGCAATCTCAATCAAGCCCAGTTAAATTATTTGGTCTGATAATGTGACCTGACAAGCCCACATTTCCAACCAAATCCCTGAATTTATGGAAGAAGTTACTGAAGATCTGGGAATGTCAGTCGCCAGTCTCGGAATGTCCATTAAAATATCTCCTGTCGTGTTTTTTTCCTTCTTCTCTTTTTTAATTACGACCATCCCTTCCCTCTTTTATTTCAACTCTTTCTTTACTGGCCTGAAAGAGACAGAAACGCATTCTTCGCTTTCTGTCTCATTTGAACATTGACCTGGTGGACTTTTTACTTTAACTGTCTATATTTCTATGTCATCAAGTCAGTGTCAATCCCCCAGGTCTTTTGTTTATATTAcaccctccctctcgctccctctctctctctctttcttcaactGTTCAAGTGGTAGTTCTGCCTAGCATCAATTGCCAACCAACTCAACCTCTGACCAGCCTAGCCCGCCATTCAACTTCCAAACAGCTTTAAGTTATTAGCCTCCAGATTTCATTTTCCCCACGAAGCAGCCTTTGCATCCATCGGAAAACACCTGGGCCCTCAGAATGCAATTTATACCTGTTAAATATAATCCCAATATGACACATTTCTTGGTCAAACACCCATCCAACAATCAAACCGCTAACCGTCAAAACTCAAGTGAGTCTACGGGCTTGGCGCTTTGGCGAGGAACGGGTTagtgtacccccccccccctccgttTCACCGCCCCCCACATCCTGTCTCATCCCCCCTTCTTTTCAGAGGGATATATAATGGAGGTTGGGACTCTGTTGCATCTCAGCATCACTCGTAGACACTCATCCACTGTTCAATCGTTTActtagagaggaagagggatcAACATAAGAAAAGAGGGGAGATATGAGGTCTCTACTGAAGCTGGTTGTTCTGCTGTTCTGTgtccagagaggagagggacactGGCTGCGCTCACTACTCGGTAAGGATGGATCGGGGTCACGACTCACGACCTTGGAGATGGGACAGGATAGAATTTCTTCCTATTTTCTACAGTTTTGTACTGGGTTATATGTATCTAGATATTGTTGTGTACTTTGAGATTGGTTTACATCAGGATGATGTTTGACACTGGGACTTGAGTGACAAGGCATACACAGTCACTGGAGAATTTTGAGATCATATTGTGTGATTTCTGTTCTGAAGTTTTTCTGTAGGGTAGCACTGACTATCAGTCTACTGCAGTCTAGAGTGTAATGCAATCTGGTCCAAGCTGGTGTGATGAGTTTTTTAATAaccctctctctttatcaccaTCTTTCAGAGCAGCGAGGGCAAGCATCACCCTCCccatcagaggaggagaggagaggtggaggaggagaatcCAACAAAGGGAACAACAATAAGAACACAGAAGGTTCCGGATTTGCAGTAGAAGACCAAAGGGGTTCCGTCCCAGCCCCAATCATCCCAATCCGGTCCCGCCGCTCTTCAACCCAATGTCGTCTCCGCTCAATCCTCCTCCAGGTACGAGAGCTGGGTCTGGGCTACGACGCGGACGAGACCGTCCTCTTCAAGTACTGCAGCGGAGACTGTCCCCGTGTCCGCTCCAACCATGATCTGACCCTGACCAACCTGCTCCTGAGGGGGGCCCTGCCCGAGCAGAATGGAGAGCCGTGGCAGAATGGACCATGCTGCAGGCCCACCCACCACGAAGATCTAGCCTTTTTGGATAACGCCCATCGCTGGCACAAGGTGGAGAAGCTGTCGGCTGCAGGGTGTACCTGTGTGGGTTAATGGGGAGGAGCTGGACGTGAAGGGGGAGGGCCTGAACATTGACTTTTGGGCCGTGGCCATTGGCTGTTCAGAATGCAATGGGAGCGACATAGAGGCTCAGGCTGTACAAAAGGAGAATCAGGAGGAAAGAGATTACAAGAAGTAGCTATAATTTGCTAGAAAGAAATGCATTCATTTTGcgtatgtatatttatatttatttaaagtTGCTTTGGGGGAGTTTTTTTATTATACCAATGACATTGAATGGATCTTATTTTGCTGCATAGATTAAATGAATAGTGGTTAACACTATGGTTGATTGTTGAGTAAAACTGTTACAATTCGAAAAAAGGTCCTCAGCAAACCAACAAGGTATTTATGTaaaataaattatttatttatttgagatGTTAACTGTATGATGCTACTTAATTTATTTTGTCCATGTGCCATATTCATATGTACAACTCGTAATAAAgacaaccatatctacatgttTTATGACCAATGTTGGTGAGTGATATTACATTTTCCCTCATGGCTACTAAGAAATATATATTAGAGCCTATGGTTCATTTGGAAAACAAGAAGAGTTTATTCAAAACTCATCATTTACAAAATATTTACAATGaatattaaaaaaaacattattgaTAATGCTGGAACATCAGCAGTACTTTCATTGATTTATTCCATATTTTAGCCATGGAAGCAACGGCACGTCACTTTTCAACCACACAACCATTTCCCTCAACCAAAATCCGATCCCTGACCCTTAGTCAAGAACAGGCAGTTCAGTAGGGAACTCATCAGTTCTGACGATATCATGACTCTTGTCCTTTCTGTTATG from Oncorhynchus keta strain PuntledgeMale-10-30-2019 chromosome 10, Oket_V2, whole genome shotgun sequence includes the following:
- the LOC127932365 gene encoding persephin, with the translated sequence MRSLLKLVVLLFCVQRGEGHWLRSLLEQRGQASPSPSEEERRGGGGESNKGNNNKNTEGSGFAVEDQRGSVPAPIIPIRSRRSSTQCRLRSILLQVRELGLGYDADETVLFKYCSGDCPRVRSNHDLTLTNLLLRGALPEQNGEPWQNGPCCRPTHHEDLAFLDNAHRWHKVEKLSAAGCTCVG